A DNA window from Coffea arabica cultivar ET-39 chromosome 6c, Coffea Arabica ET-39 HiFi, whole genome shotgun sequence contains the following coding sequences:
- the LOC113693952 gene encoding endoribonuclease Dicer homolog 1, which translates to MSFRKRPRDGDEMDWCHKDRMRRRQQHYGSSRKDTDWREARGYWERDKERNEMVFHLGSWEADQNRAGMTAPQRSCSGSEGTEKEAEEPNGINKLPEEQARQYQLDVLEQAKTKNTIAFLETGAGKTLIAVLLIRSISSDLQSKNKKMLAVFLVPKVPLVYQQAEVIRERTGYQVGHYCGEMGQDFWDARRWQREFETKQVLVMTAQILLNILRHSIIKMEAIDLLILDECHHAVKKHPYSLVMSEFYHTTSKEQRPSVFGMTASPVNLKGVSSQIDCAIKIRNLECKLDSVVCTVKDRKELERHVPMPSEVVVEYDKATSLWSLHEQIKQMEVAVEEAAQSSSRRSKWQFMGARDAGAKEELRQVYGVSERTESDGAANLIQKLRAVNYALGELGQWCAYKVAQSFLAGLQNDERANYQLDVKFQESYLSKVVSLLQCQLSEGAVSESNSRIGDLVGFETSESSLSEEIEEGELPDSHVVSGGEHVDVIIGAAVADGKVTPKVQSLIKILLKYQHTDDFRAIVFVERVVAALVLPKVFAELPSLSFIKSASLIGHNNSQEMRTSQLQDAIAKFRDGRVTLLVATSVAEEGLDIRQCNVVIRFDLAKTVLAYIQSRGRARKPGSDYILMVERGNLSHEAFLRNARNSEETLRKEAIERTDISHLNGTSKLGEVTENTVYQVESTGAVVSLNSAVGLIHFYCSQLPSDRYSILRPEFIMQRHEKPGGPTGYSCRLQLPCNAPFEELEGPVCGSMRVAQQAVCLAACKKLHEMGAFTDMLLPDKGSGADLEKVEKNDEGDPLPGTARHREFYPEGVAKVLQGDWILTGRDNCDYSKFYHLYMYEVKCVNFGSSKDPFLTQVSEFAVLFGNELDAEVLSMSMDLFIARTVITKASLIYRGPLEITEIQLALLKSFHVRLMSIVLDVDVEPSTTPWDPAKAYLFVPTTCNKTTDPIKDIDWDLIERITNTDAWRNPIQRARPDVCLGTNERALGGDRREYGFGKLRHGITYGLKSHPTYGIRGAIAQFDVVEASGLLPNRNTLEVSVQGVLNKDKLMMADSCVSAEDLVGKIITAAHSGKRFFVDSVRYDMTAENPFPRKEGYLGPLEYSSYADYYKQKYGVHLIFKQQPLIRGRGVSYCKNLLSPRFEHAEAHDNESDENLDKTYYVFLPPELCFVHPLPGSLVRGAQRLPSIMRRVESMLLAVQLKHIIGHPVPASKILEALTAASCQETFCYERAELLGDAYLKWVVSRFLFLQYPQKHEGQLTRMRQQMVSNMVLYQYALNKGLQSYIQADRFAPSRWAAPGVLPVFDEEMKETEASLFDPQVLHDDMRAGHDLDDGLYEDDELEDGELESDSSSYRVLSSKTLADVVEALIGVYYVEGGKIAANHVMKWIGIEVDFDLKESDYLIRPNSVPENVLRSIDFDVLETTLNIKFVDRSLLVEAITHASRPSSGVSCYQRLEFVGDAVLDHLITRHLFFTYTDLPPGRLTDLRAAAVNNENFARVAVKHNLHTHLRHGSSALEKQIRDFVKEVQNELSKPGFNSFGLGDCKAPKVLGDIVESIAGAVFLDSGRDTAAVWRVFQPLLEPMVTPETLPMHPVRELQERCQQQAEGLEYKATRSGNLATVEVYVDGVQVGLAQNPQKKMAQKLAARNALVALKEKEKAEAKENDTDDGKKRRNGSQTFTRQTLNDICLRRNWPMPSYRRVHEGGPAHAKRFTYAVCVKTSDRGWTDECIGDPMPSVKKAKDSAAVLLLELLNKWYA; encoded by the exons atgtCATTTAGGAAGAGACCTCGTGATGGAGATGAGATGGATTGGTGCCACAAAGATCGGATGAGAAGGAGACAACAACACTATGGGAGCAGCCGGAAAGACACAGATTGGAGGGAAGCCAGGGGCTATTGGGAGAGAGATAAGGAAAGGAATGAGATGGTCTTCCACTTGGGTTCTTGGGAAGCTGATCAAAACAGAGCTGGCATGACAGCGCCACAGAGAAGTTGCAGTGGCAGCGAAGGGACAGAGAAGGAAGCTGAAGAGCCAAATGGAATTAACAAACTCCCTGAAGAGCAGGCGCGGCAATACCAATTGGATGTTCTTGAACAGGCAAAGACTAAGAACACAATTGCTTTCCTGGAAACTGGGGCAGGAAAAACACTCATTGCTGTCCTCCTTATTAGGAGTATTTCTAGTGACTTGCAGAGCAAGAACAAGAAAATGCTGGCTGTATTTCTAGTTCCTAAAGTTCCACTTGTTTATCAG CAAGCAGAAGTAATTCGTGAGAGAACGGGTTATCAAGTTGGTCACTATTGTGGTGAAATGGGCCAAGACTTCTGGGATGCACGAAGGTGGCAGCGAGAGTTTGAAACCAAACAG GTTTTAGTCATGACGGCTCAAATTCTCTTGAATATATTGAGACACAGCATAATAAAAATGGAAGCTATTGATCTACTTATTCTGGATGAATGTCATCATGCTGTCAAGAAACATCCATATTCTTTAGTGATGTCTGAGTTCTATCATACAACGTCAAAGGAGCAGAGGCCATCTGTTTTTGGAATGACAGCTTCTCCTGTTAACTTGAAGG GTGTTTCAAGCCAAATAGACTGCGCAATTAAGATTCGTAATCTAGAATGTAAGTTAGATTCAGTAGTTTGTACAGTAAAGGATCGTAAAGAGCTCGAGAGACACGTGCCAATGCCCTCAGAAGTTGTAGTTGAATATGACAAAGCTACTAGTTTGTGGTCCCTCCATGAACAGATAAAGCAAATGGAAGTGGCAGTTGAAGAAGCTGCTCAATCAagctctaggaggagtaaatgGCAATTTATGGGAGCAAGAGATGCTGGTGCAAAGGAAGAGCTGCGCCAAGTATATGGTGTATCTGAAAGAACTGAAAGTGATGGAGCTGCTAACTTAATTCAAAAGCTGAGGGCCGTCAACTATGCACTTGGAGAACTAGGACAGTGGTGTGCTTATAAG GTTGCACAATCATTTTTAGCTGGTTTACAAAATGATGAAAGAGCAAATTACCAACTAGATGTCAAATTTCAAGAATCGTATCTAAGTAAAGTTGTTTCCCTCTTGCAATGCCAATTATCTGAGGGAGCTGTAAGtgaaagtaactcaagaattggaGATTTGGTTGGTTTTGAAACTTCAGAGAGCAGTTTGTCTGAAGAGATAGAGGAGGGAGAACTTCCTGACAGTCACG TTGTCTCTGGCGGAGAACATGTTGATGTGATAATTGGAGCCGCTGTTGCTGATGGGAAAGTGACACCAAAAGTGCAGTCGTTGATTAAAATACTTCTGAAATATCAGCATACAGATGATTTTCGTGCAATCGTTTTTGTGGAACGTGTTGTGGCTGCCTTAGTTCTTCCAAAG GTTTTTGCAGAGCTTCCTTCCCTGAGTTTTATCAAGTCAGCAAGTTTGATTGGGCATAACAATAGTCAAGAGATGCGGACAAGTCAATTGCAGGATGCAATAGCAAAATTCCGAGATGGCCGT GTTACCTTGTTAGTTGCCACTAGTGTTGCTGAGGAAGGACTTGATATTAGGCAGTGCAATGTTGTCATCCGCTTTGACCTGGCAAAAACTGTTCTAGCATACATTCAGTCCAGGGGCCGAGCTAGAAAGCCTGGATCAGATTACATTTTGATGGTTGAGAG AGGAAATTTATCACATGAAGCATTTCTAAGAAATGCTAGAAATAGTGAAGAAACCTTGCGAAAAGAAGCAATTGAGAGGACGGATATTAGTCATCTTAATGGTACATCTAAGCTGGGGGAGGTGACAGAAAATACAGTCTATCAAGTGGAGTCTACGGGTGCTGTGGTCAGTTTAAATTCTGCTGTTGGACTCATCCACTTTTACTGTTCGCAGCTGCCGAGTGACAG GTACTCAATACTTCGCCCTGAGTTTATTATGCAGCGCCATGAGAAGCCAGGAGGACCTACTGGATATTCATGCAGGCTTCAGCTTCCCTGTAATGCACCATTTGAGGAACTTGAGGGTCCTGTCTGCGGCTCAATGCGTGTTGCACAACAG GCTGTCTGTTTAGCTGCTTGCAAGAAGCTCCATGAGATGGGAGCATTTACTGACATGCTCTTGCCTGACAAGGGAAGTGGGGCAGATCTTGAGAAAGttgaaaaaaatgatgaagGGGATCCGCTTCCTGGAACTGCTAGGCATAGGGAGTTCTACCCTGAAGGCGTTGCTAAAGTTCTTCAG GGAGATTGGATCTTAACTGGAAGAGATAATTGTGACTACTCCAAATTCTATCACCTGTATATGTATGAGGTCAAATGCGTTAATTTTGGTTCCTCAAAGGATCCATTCTTAACTCAAGTCTCAGAGTTTGCGGTGTTGTTTGGCAATGAGCTGGATGCAGAG GTGTTATCGATGTCAATGGATTTATTTATTGCTCGAACTGTAATCACAAAAGCTTCACTTATCTAtcgaggcccactagaaattactgAAATTCAG TTAGCTTTGCTCAAGAGCTTCCATGTAAGACTAATGAGCATAGTACTGGATGTGGATGTTGAACCATCCACTACTCCATGGGATCCTGCGAAGGCTTATTTATTTGTTCCAACGACCTGCAACAAAACTACTGATCCGATAAAAGATATTGACTGGGATCTGATTGAGAGAATAACAAACACAGATGCATGGCGCAATCCCATCCAGAGAGCTCGACCAGATGTTTGTCTTGGCACAAACGAGCGAGCACTAGGTGGAGACCGTAGAGAATACGGATTTGGGAAATTGCGGCATGGAATTACCTATGGCCTTAAATCCCATCCTACTTATGGTATCCGGGGAGCTATTGCACAGTTTGATGTTGTGGAAGCTTCTGGTTTGCTTCCTAATCGAAATACCCTTGAAGTTTCTGTTCAAGGGGTTTTAAACAAGGACAAATTGATGATGGCTGATTCTTGTGTTAGTGCGGAAGATTTAGTTGGGAAGATTATTACTGCAGCTCATTCAGGAAAGAGGTTTTTTGTTGATTCTGTGCGCTATGACATGACTGCAGAAAACCCGTTTCCGAGGAAAGAAGGCTACCTTGGTCCTTTGGAGTACAGCTCTTATGCTGATTACTACAAGCAAAA GTATGGAGTTCATTTGATCTTCAAACAACAACCTCTAATAAGAGGCCGTGGTGTTTCATATTGCAAGAATCTTCTCTCCCCTCGGTTTGAACATGCAGAAG CTCATGACAATGAATCTGATGAGAACCTGGATAAGACATACTATGTTTTTCTCCCTCCTGAGCTGTGTTTTGTGCATCCTCTTCCTGGATCGCTAGTACGGGGTGCTCAAAGATTGCCATCAATTATGAGAAGGGTTGAAAGTATGCTGCTTGCAGTGCAGCTTAAGCATATAATTGGTCATCCAGTCCCTGCTTCAAAG ATACTGGAAGCTTTGACTGCTGCTTCTTGCCAGGAGACTTTCTGCTATGAACGAGCAGAACTATTGGGTGATGCTTATTTGAAATGGGTTGTTAGTCGATTTCTTTTTCTCCAGTATCCCCAGAAACATGAAGGCCAACTCACTCGAATGAGGCAGCAAATGGTCAGCAACATGGTGCTGTATCAGTATGCATTAAATAAGGGGCTTCAATCATACATTCAAGCAGATCGGTTTGCTCCATCTAGATGGGCTGCTCCAGGGGTGCTGCCTGTctttgatgaagaaatgaaggaaacagAAGCATCACTTTTTGATCCACAAGTTTTACATGATGACATGAGGGCAGGGCACGATCTGGATGATGGTTTATATGAAGATGATGAACTTGAAGACGGTGAGCTGGAAAGCGATTCAAGTTCATATCGCGTCCTCTCTAGCAAAACACTGGCTGATGTTGTTGAGGCACTAATTGGTGTGTATTATGTTGAAGGtgggaaaattgcagcaaaccaCGTGATGAAATGGATTGGCATAGAGGTAGATTTTGATTTAAAGGAGAGTGATTATCTTATTAGGCCCAATAGTGTTCCAGAGAATGTTTTGAGGAGCATTGACTTTGATGTGTTGGAAACTACTTTGAACATCAAATTCGTTGATAGGAGCTTATTGGTAGAGGCTATTACTCATGCTTCACGCCCTTCCTCTGGGGTGTCTTGTTACCAACGACTGGAGTTTGTAGGTGATGCTGTGTTGGATCATCTCATTACAAGACACTTATTCTTTACATATACAGATCTGCCTCCAGGACGCTTAACTGATTTGCGAGCCGCTGCTGTGAACAATGAAAATTTTGCACGTGTTGCTGTTAAACATAATCTTCATACACACCTTCGACATGGATCGAGTGCCCTTGAAAAACAG ATACGAGATTTTGTGAAAGAGGTCCAGAATGAGTTGTCGAAACCAGGGTTTAACTCCTTTGGTTTAGGAGACTGCAAAGCTCCAAAAGTATTGGGCGATATTGTTGAATCAATTGCTGGTGCTGTCTTCCTTGACAGTGGGCGTGATACTGCAGCTGTATGGAGG GTATTCCAACCTCTACTGGAACCAATGGTCACTCCCGAAACCCTTCCAATGCATCCGGTAAGAGAACTGCAAGAAAGATGCCAGCAACAGGCTGAGGGCCTCGAATATAAAGCAACTAGGAGTGGCAATTTGGCAACAGTAGAAGTCTATGTTGATGGTGTTCAGGTTGGATTAGCTCAAAATCCACAAAAGAAAATGGCACAAAAATTGGCTGCTCGAAATGCCCTTGTTGCACTGAAGGAAAAGGAGAAAGCTGAAGCTAAGGAGAATGATACTGATGACGGCAAAAAAAGGAGGAATGGGAGCCAAACGTTCACAAGGCAGACACTAAACGATATCTGTTTGCGGAGAAATTGGCCAATGCCATCATATCG GCGCGTCCATGAAGGTGGCCCTGCACATGCAAAAAGGTTCACGTATGCAGTTTGTGTTAAAACTTCTGATAGGGGATGGACGGATGAATGTATTGGAGATCCCATGCCAAGTGTCAAAAAAGCGAAGGATTCTGCTGCAGTTCTTCTCTTAGAATTGCTTAACAAGTGGTATGCGTGA